The Pirellulales bacterium genomic interval ACCTGTTCGCGGATTCTTGGGTTGTCCTGGCTTTTTCGGTTTGCTTTCGGTCGGATGAGATCACTCGACGGCGGCTTCGCCGAAGTCAACAAATCCAGCATCACCTTGGCCAACTCCACCACACGCTAGGTCCGCTTCGCCACCCAGGCATTCAATTCTTCGATCTGCTTATCCAGCCTGTCCATGTCCGGACAGTAGCAAATATGCTAAAATTGCACCCTCTCAATTTCTTCATCGTGTAAACGATTACTCTAAATCTTCGATCAGCAGATCGGCAAAGATCCGTTCGTAGTTCATGTGAAGCATGGATAGTCTCATTCAACCGTCCGATTCATGGCTGCTTTGGGCGATGATCTTCTCCGGCGTTGCCTTCAGCGTCTACTTGGAGCAGCGATATTCCTGGGCAGCCAAGATCAGTGGCCCAGTGCTGGCGCTGTGCATCGCGATGGTCCTGTCAAATTTTAAGATCATGCCAGCAACGACGGACGTTCCCCTGCGGGATGCGCTCGGCAACCGCCTGCTTGAAAAGGACGGCAAGATAGAAGTCGTGACCAGCAGCGAGTCCAACGAAGACCTGGAGAAGCAAGGAGGCAAGCTGGTGAGGCAGCGCGGCGTTTACGAGGTCGTACAACAGGATTTGGTGCCGCTGGCGCTGCCGCTGCTGCTGTTTCGGGCTAATTTGATTCACATCGTGCGTACGACGGGTTGGCTGTTTCTCGCCGTCAACATTGCGGCACTGGGCAGCATGGTTGGCGCCATCGTCGCTTCGGCTTTGCTCTCTCCCTATCTCGATCAGATTGCCGACCTGGCCGGGATTATGACCGCAAGCTACGTCGGGGGCGCAGTCAACTTTAACGCGGTGGTCGAGTCGTACAAGACAAGCTCGAATCTAACAGGCCCGCTGATTGTGGCGGATAATTTTATCATGGCCGGCGCCTTTATCGTTCTGCTGCTGATCGCCGGCAGTCGCTGGATGCAGCGCTGGTATCCTCATCCTTACACGAAAGAGGCCGTCGATAGTCGCAAGTTGGCAGCCGAACATTGGCGGCGCAAAGAAATTTCGCTCCTAGACATCGTTTCGGCCTTAGCGGTCGCCACGGCGATTCTGGCGGCTGCAACCTTGACCGCCCGTTGGACGGCGGCATCCGTCGATCCAGAGTCGTTGCTCGGTGCGGTTGCCGCAAATCGGTTTGTTCATATTACGGCTTGGTCATCGCTCGTCGCCACTTGCTGCCACGGCTGGCTGAATAAAATTAGCGGTGCCGACGAGATGGGCGCGGTCTTGCTCTATACCTTCCTGTTTGTCATCGGCCTGCCAGCCGAACTGCAGTTGGTGTTGCGGAGTGTGCCGCTAATGTTTGTTTTTTGCTTGATTATTGCCGTGGGAAACATTGTGGTCACGCTGCTGCTGGGACGGCTTTTTCGCCTCGACCTCGAACACTTGGTCTTATCGATGAATGCGACACTCGGTGGGCCGCCGACGGCGGCCGCGATGGCCATTTCCAAAGGTTGGTCGGAACTCGTGCTGCCCGGCCTGTTGATCGGCATTTGGGGATACACGATTGGAACCGCCACCGGGCTGACGGTCGGACAGATGGTTCGCCGCTGGATCCTAAACGGCAGTTGAGTGAACTCGACGGGGAAATCGAAAATCGGCGCGTCATCCATCGGTTGAGTCATCGGGATTCGGGCCAATGAACCACCATGAATAGGGGTATTTCGCTTCGTCAAACGGTGAGTCGCCAAATTAACATTCGTTAATCATTGCTGAAACGTGCCAGAAAAACCGCAAACTCGACCGAGATTCCCGATTTTCAAGCAACCCGGTATGATGGTACATTGGAAAGGGTTCAGAGCGTGAGGCACAGCGATAGCTGGCCCATCGCGTGATCAGCGAAATGATTGCAGCCGAAGTGACCTACTGCTTTCAATGGTACGAAGCCATACTAGTTGATTCCGCGATACCCACCTTGCCAGCCGTCACATCGATTTCGAGGGAAACGGTGCATAATTACGGCCTGCGGTTTCGGGCAAAGGCTTTGCGGCCAATGCCGTCAATCGCCCAGCGAAGCGTCATTTCTGGCGCCGTCGTAGAAGGTGTGCCGCTTCGTTCGCGACAAAATCTCGTTGCCGTTTTCTGCATTGCATCTATTGCCGCGAGGAGCGTCATTCGCTCAGCCAATTCCGAACGATTCTTTTGGGTCGCTTTGCGGTTGGCCGCCGGACAATTTCCTTGGCTCTCACGCTGCTTGAAGTTATCATCCACGTCATTAGTGCAGTATTAGTATCCTTTGAAAAACCATGCCTACAACTGTCAAAGTACCCCCAGTTCCCGTTTCTGCCCCTCCGAAAGCACCGAAGCCTACTCAAACCTTGGAATCAGCCACCGTCCGCCTCTGCGGCGATTCGGGGGATGGCATGCAATTGGCCGGTTTGCAGTTAACGAACACGTCGGCGTTGATCGGCAACGACGTGGCGACGTTTCCCGATTTTCCCGCTGAGATTCGCGCCCCTCGCGGCACGAAGGCCGGGGTTAGCGGATTTCAGATTCACTTTGCCAACCACGACATTTTCACGCCCGGCGACCAGGTCGATGCAATGGTTGCCATGAACCCTGCGGCACTGGCGACCAATCTGTGCGATTTGGTGCGCGGCGGCATTCTGATCGTTAACAAAGACTCGTTTGAGCCGAAGGGTCTGCAACAGGCCGGCTACGAACGCGATCCGCTGACCGACGGCAGCTTGCAGAGCTACCGAGTTTTCTCCATCGAGATGACAAAACTCACCAAGGCGGCGGTCGAAGAGCTTGGTTTGAGCCAGAAGGAAGCCGACCGCTGCAAGAATTTCTTTGCAATGGGCTTAGTCTTCTGGCTCTACGATCGGCCGCTCGATGTGACGTTGCGGTATATCGATGACAAGTTTGGCAAGATGCCCGACATCGCCGAGGCCAATCGCCGGGCGCTCAGGGCTGGCTACAACTATGGCGAGACCACGGAAGCGTTCACTGCCCACTATGTCGTGCAAAAAGCCAAGTTGCCTCCGGGCAAGTATCGCAGCATTACGGGCAATCAAGCGATTGCCTGGGGCTTGATCACGGCTGCCAAGCGGAGCAAGTGCGAATTGTTCCTGGGGTCGTATCCAATCACGCCAGCCAGCGATATTCTCCACGAATTGACGCGTCACAAGAATTTCGGCGTCCGCGCGTTTCAAGCCGAAGACGAAATTGCCGCGATGGCTTCGGCCATCGGCGCTGCCTTCGCTGGCGCAATGGCGGTGACAACCAGTAGCGGCCCCGGCATTGCGTTAAAGCAAGAAGCCATCGGCCTGGCGGTAATGACCGAACTTCCCGTACTGATTATCAATGTGCAGCGCGGCGGACCGAGTACGGGCCTGCCGACGAAAACCGAACAGGCCGACCTACTGCAAGCCGTTTGCGGACGCAACGGCGAATGCCCCGTGCCAGTGCTGGCGGCGCGCAGTCCGGGAGATTGTTTCGACGTCGTGCAAGAAGCCTGGCAAATCGCGGTGCGCTATATGACGCCCGTGTTCGTGCTGAGCGACGGCTATCTGGCCAACGGTTCCGAGCCGTGGCGGATCCCTGATACGACCAAGCTGACGTCCATCGAAGTCGAGCATCCTGGACCGAACACCGGCGGCCAGCCGTTCATGCCATATGCGCGAAACGAACGCTTGGCGCGGCCGTGGGCGCTGCCGGGGACGCCGGGGTTAATGCACCGCGTCGGCGGTTTAGAAAAACAAGACATCACCGGCAATGTGAACTACGAACCGGACAACCACCAGCACATGGTCAATATCCGCGGTGCGAAAGTGGCCGGTATCGTACGCGATATTCCGCCGCTGGAAGTCGCCGGCCCGCCGACGGGCAAGCTGTTGGTGCTAAGCTGGGGCGGCACCTACGGCTCTTGCACGACGGCCGTACAAAGCGCGCAAGCCAAGGGCGCATCGGTGGCCCATGCGCACTTGCGTCATTTGAACCCGTTCCCGGGCAACCTCGGAGATGTCCTGAAGCGCTACGAAAAAGTACTGATTCCCGAACTGAACCTCGGCCAATTGCGATTGTTGATCCGTGCCCAATTCTTGGTTGACGCCGTCGGATTGAACAAGGTCCAAGGCAAGCCGTTCACCGTTTCGGAATTAGTGCATAAGATTGAAACCATGCTGAAGTAAATGAAACACATAAATAGGATGAACGATGAACGGCATTCCGTTCATACAGAAATTCATCGTTCAGCATTCAACATCCACCGTTTCCCTGAACCCTGAACCCTCCCAATGTCCACCAGCGCACTTCCCGTTCTTACATCTCAAGACTTTACCAGCGACCAAGATGTCCGCTGGTGCCCTGGCTGTGGCGATTATTCGATACTTGCCCAAATGAAAAAGGTGCTACCGACGCTGGGAGTGCCCCCGGAGAACACGGTGTTCATCTCTGGCATTGGCTGCTCCAGCCGGTTTCCGTACTACGTGAGTACCTACGGCATGCACTCGATTCACGGCCGCGCTCCGGCGATTGCGACCGGCTTGAAATGTGCCCGGCCCGATCTCTCCGTCTGGGTCGTGACCGGCGACGGCGACGGCCTGTCGATCGGCGGCAACCACTTGATGCATACCATCCGTCGAAATTTGGACCTGAATATTGTGCTGTTCAACAACCAAATCTACGGCTTGACGAAGGGACAGTATTCGCCGACCTCGCCGCTGGGCAAGATTACCAAGAGCACGCCGATTGGATCGGTGGACAATCCAATTCACCCCCTTTCGCTCGCCATCGGTTGCGAAGCGACGTTTGTCGCGCGTTCGATTGACATGAACGTAAAGCACCTCGCCGCCACATTGAAGCGGGCGGCCGAGCATCGCGGCACTTCGTTTGTCGAAGTCTATCAAAACTGCAACGTCTTCAACGACGGCGCGTTTGAATGGGCGACCGACCGCGAAACCAAGAGCAACACAACGATCGAACTCGAGCACGGCAAGCCGCTGATCTTCGGCAAAAATCGCGACAAGGGCATCCGACTGAACGGCATGCAATTGGAAGTGGTCGAGTTGGGCAAAGGCATCCAAGAAGACGACTTGTTGTTCCACGATGAGAAGTTGCCGGAACCGAGCCTTGCCTATTTGCTCAGCCGGATGCGCCATCCGGACTTCCCCGAACCAATCGGCGTGTTCCGCTGCGTCGACCGGCCGCGATACGAGGAGCGGATGAGCGTGCAGATCGAAGAAGCCAAGGCGAAGCGGTCGGGAAATCTCGAGGCGCTGTTTAACGTGGGAGATACGTGGGTGGTGGATTAATTCTACACATACTCCTGCACTGTCGGCTTGATAACCAGCTCTTGCACATGTGCTCGCGGCGGTAGTTTGGCGATCATCAGAGCGACTGCCGCGACGTCCTCAGGTTGCAGAATGCAGGCGCGGTGTTCGTCCGTGACGGGAACAGGCCGATTTTCGAGAATCGGCGTATCGACTTCGCCGGGACAGAGAGTCGTCACTCGGATGCCGTTCTTGCCTTCCTCGTTCGCGATCGAGGTTCCCAGCGCGCCCAAGGCAAATTTCGCGGCATTATAGCCAATTCCGCCCAGTCGCGACGCGCGCTTGCCGGCCACAGACGAAACCAACACAATCAGCCCATCGCGGCGTTCGCGCATGATCGGCACGACTGCATGCAAACAGTTGTAAGCTCCGGTGGCGTTGATTGCGAGCAGGTCATCCCATTCTTCGGGTGTCGTTTCCGACATCAGTCGGTGCCGAATGTTCGCCCCGGCGCACAGCATCGCCATATCGATCTTGCCGAACCGCTCGTTCGCCCAGCGGAACAGCCCTTGAACGCTTGTGCGATCGGTTACGTCAACTTCGTGGGATTCGATGGTTGGGGAACCTGAAAATTTCGTGGCCGTCTCGCGGAGCTTTTCCAGCCGTCGCCCCGCAATGGCCACGCGGCATCCCTCGGCTGCCAGCGCCAGCGCGATCGCCGCGCCGATTCCTGTTCCGCCGCCCGTGACGACCGCTGTTTTTCCCGCTAAAGTCATGGTAAATCGCGCCTCTTCGTGGAGTGTGAACGAGTTCGTACAATACTTTGGATCATCGTGAGATAAGTTGCCAATTCAATCAAGTAGGTTCCCGTGAACGGAATCGAATCTGTGCCAACGGCCGGCCGCGGCAAGTTCGCCGCTCTGGTTCGGCCGGCGAGATCGACTATTGACCATGACTGCCGCCCATCAAGCTGAAGATTTTTCCTCTCGCGATTTGGCGGCCATCGAACGCGGCACGCAGGAAATTGGCCGGTGGATTTTCGAGCATCTCGACACCAGCCGCCCCAGCGTATGGGACCGCCGCTGGTGGGATGACCGCATCATGGCTTGGGCGATGAGCGATGAAGCAGTCAAGGTGCAACTGTTCCGGTTCATCGATGTGTTGCCGATGCTCCACACGCCCGAAGCCGTGGCTCAGCATTTGCAGGAATATCTCGATGACGTGCGCGACAAATTGCCGGCCGCGGCACGGTTTGGCCTAGCGGTGGCGACGCCGATGGAGCTGGGCCGGCGGGCCTTGGCGGTTGCCGCGAGGCGAAATGCCATGGCTCACGCGCGGCGATTCATCGCCGGGACGGATGCGAAGGAAGTGCTCGCCGCGGCCCTGAAAGAGCGCCGACAAAAACGGGCCTTCACGATCGATGTGCTCGGCGAAGCGGTGGCCAGCGACATGGAAACCGATCGTTGGCAGCGCGCCTACATCGACCTGATCGAAAACCTCGGCCCCGCCGTCAATGCCTGGCCCGAAGTGTCGCAAATTGATCGAGACGATCGCGGCTCGATCCCGCGCGCCAATGTGTCGATCAAACTCTCCGCTCTCGACAGCCAATTCGACCCCATCGACCCTGATGGAAGTTTGCAACGAGTGGCAAGCCGCCTGCGCCCCATTCTGCGCGCCGCCAAGCGACAGCGCGCTCACGTCCATGTCGATATGGAATCGTATCGCATCAAAGACCTGACGCTGCATGTCTTCCAGCGCGTGCTCATGGAAGACGAATTCCGCGATCTGAAAGACGTGGGGATTGTGATTCAGTGCTATTTGAAAGACGCTCAAGCCGATTTGGTGGCACTGCGCGATTGGGCCGTGCGCCGTGGCACATCCGTGTGGGTGCGGCTGGTGAAAGGTGCGTATTGGGATTACGAGACGGTGTTGGCGCGGGCCAACGGTTGGCCGCTGCCGGTGTTTCAACAGAAATGGCAATCGGACGCTAATTTTGAACGCGCCGTGCATTTCGTCCTGCTCAACCATCAATATTTGCGTCCTGCGCTGGGAAGCCACAATATCCGCTCGCTCGCCCACGGCATCGCGGCAGCCCGGCAGCTCGACTTGCCGCGCGAAGCCTTTGAATTGCAAATGCTCTACGGCATGGCCGACGCTGAAAAGCAGGTGCTGGTGGAAGCCGGCTACCGGCTGCGAATTTACATGCCCTATGGAGAGCTGATTCCCGGCATGGCGTACCTCGTGCGTCGGTTACTGGAAAACACTTCGAACGATTCCTTCTTGCGGGCCGGCTTCAGCGAGCAAGTGGCCCCGGAGATATTGCTGATGAATCCGCTGGAACAATCCGATGCGTCGTCGCGAACCATGGCGCATCCACAGAGTGCCGCAGGTCTTGCCGGCGCCGATGGCTCACCGATTCGTGTGAAATTTTCGGCAGACGCTAACCTTCTGCCGGCGTTTCGCAACGAGCCGACGGCCGATTTTGCCTTGGAAAAAAACCGCGCAGCCATGAAACAAGCCCTTGCCCACGCGCGGCAACAGTTTGGGCGTTCGTATCCGCTGGTGATCGATGGCAAGGCGATCAAAACGGCCGCCAAAATCATTTCACGCAATCCGTCGAACACCGAGGAAGTCGTCGGCAACGTGGCTGCGGGCGAACCGCCGCACGTCCATTCAGCAGTCGAGGCCGCTCAACGAGCATTGCCGGAATGGGCGACATCGGGCGCGAACCAGCGAGCCAATTTTCTGTTGGCGGCGGCCGCACAAATGCGCCGCCGCCGGTTTGAGTTGGCCGCCTGGCAGGTATTTGAATGCGGCAAAGGCTGGCGCGAGGCGGATGCCGATGTCTGCGAAGCCATCGACTTTTGCGAATACTATGCTCGCGGAGCCATCGAGCTGGAGCGCGCACAAGAAGTCGTGGTTCCTGGCGAAGAGAACCGTTTTGTTTATCTTCCCCGCGGAGTGACGGCCGTCATCGCGCCGTGGAATTTTCCACTGGCGATTCTCACCGGAATGACCGCCGCGGCGCTCGCCACCGGCAACACTGTCATCATGAAGCCCGCCGAGCAAGCGAGCGTGATGGCTGCGAAGCTAATGGAAATCTTTCGCGAAATCGAGCTGCCTCCGGGCGTGCTGCACTATTTGCCGGGAATGGGCGAAGTCGTCGGTGCAGCGCTGGTCGAGCACCCCGATGTCGCCTTGATTGCCTTCACGGGTTCCCGGGCGGTGGGCCTGGCGATCAATGCCAAAGCGGCTGAAGTGTCGCAGCGCGGCATGGGACATGTTAAACATGTGATCTGTGAAATGGGAGGCAAGAACGCAATCATTGTCGATGAAGACGCCGATCTCGATGAGGCCGTGTTGGGTGTCGCGAAAAGCGCCTTCGGATACCAAGGCCAAAAATGTTCGGCCTGCTCTCGGTGCATTGTGGCGTCGTCGGTCTACGATCCGTTTCTCGCCCGCCTGATCGAAGCGACACGGAGTCTCAAAATCGGCCCCGCCGAAGACCCCGCCAACAGCGTCGGCCCGGTGATCGACGCCGACAGCCTACGGAAAATTCAGCAATCCATCGATCTTGGCCGTCGCGAAGCTCGCGAAGTGCTGTCCGTCGATGTCGGCCCGCTTGCGCAGCGTGGCAATTTCGTCGGCCCACACATCTTTGCCGACGTGAAACCCGACAGCCGACTGGCTCAAGAGGAAATTTTCGGACCCGTACTTGCGGTGCTTCGGGCAACCGACTTGACGGAATCGCTGCAAATCGCCAATGGAACCGAATACGCGCTCACCGGCGGCATTTATTCGCGCAGCCCGGCAAATCTCGATCGAGCCTGTCGCGAATTCATGGTCGGAAATCTCTACCTCAACCGCCCCATCACCGGCGCGCTGGTCGCCCGGCAGCCGTTCGGCGGCTTCAAGCTGTCGGGCATCGGAAGCAAAGCCGGCGGGCCAGATTATCTGTTGCAATTCGTCATCCCGCGCACGATTACAGAAAATACGATGCGGCGAGGTTTTGCTCCGCCGACCGACGACACGGCATGAAGGAATCGCGCAACGGCGAACCGAAGGAACAGGGTGGCGATTGTGATCCACACCGCGGTTCGTCAAAATAGCGTAATTCGCACGGGTTCAATTCGCTACGCCTTGGAGTGATCTTGACCGCAATCCATTTCTCGATCCTACGGCAGAGTCATCGCAATGCGACTTAACACCTATTGTTCGCTGAGCTTGATTGGTAGCATATTGTTGCTGACGGAAGCCGGCTGCGAAAATCGACGGCATCCCACGCCCGTTGAACCAAAACCCGAAAAATCTGAATCAACGACCAGTGCCTCGGCGAATACCTCCACCAACACAAGCGACATGGGCAAATTCACGATCGACAAGCTACCGTGGGGAAAAATGCCCGATGGCCGCGAAGTCTTGCTCTTTACCATCACTGGCCCAGGTGGCGAACGGGTACGGCTGACCAACTACGGGGCGTATATCGTCTCGGTCGAAATGCCCGACCGCAGCGGCAAGCTCGACAACATCACACTGGGCTTTGACAACCTCGACGCCTATCTCAAGCACACGGCGCACTTCGGCGGTGCCATCGGCCGTTTCGGCAATCGCATTGCCAAGGGCAAATTCACGCTCGACGGCAAAGAATTTTCGCTGCCGATCAACAATGGGCCGAACCATTTGCACGGCGGCCCGAAGGGCTTTGACCACCAACTGTGGATGGCCGAGGAAGTCGAACAGCCGAATGCCGCCGGCGTCAAATTCACCTATGTCAGCAAAGACGGTGAAGAAGGCTATCCCGGCACGATGACTGCGACAG includes:
- a CDS encoding DUF819 family protein; the encoded protein is MDSLIQPSDSWLLWAMIFSGVAFSVYLEQRYSWAAKISGPVLALCIAMVLSNFKIMPATTDVPLRDALGNRLLEKDGKIEVVTSSESNEDLEKQGGKLVRQRGVYEVVQQDLVPLALPLLLFRANLIHIVRTTGWLFLAVNIAALGSMVGAIVASALLSPYLDQIADLAGIMTASYVGGAVNFNAVVESYKTSSNLTGPLIVADNFIMAGAFIVLLLIAGSRWMQRWYPHPYTKEAVDSRKLAAEHWRRKEISLLDIVSALAVATAILAAATLTARWTAASVDPESLLGAVAANRFVHITAWSSLVATCCHGWLNKISGADEMGAVLLYTFLFVIGLPAELQLVLRSVPLMFVFCLIIAVGNIVVTLLLGRLFRLDLEHLVLSMNATLGGPPTAAAMAISKGWSELVLPGLLIGIWGYTIGTATGLTVGQMVRRWILNGS
- a CDS encoding 2-oxoacid:acceptor oxidoreductase subunit alpha, with translation MPTTVKVPPVPVSAPPKAPKPTQTLESATVRLCGDSGDGMQLAGLQLTNTSALIGNDVATFPDFPAEIRAPRGTKAGVSGFQIHFANHDIFTPGDQVDAMVAMNPAALATNLCDLVRGGILIVNKDSFEPKGLQQAGYERDPLTDGSLQSYRVFSIEMTKLTKAAVEELGLSQKEADRCKNFFAMGLVFWLYDRPLDVTLRYIDDKFGKMPDIAEANRRALRAGYNYGETTEAFTAHYVVQKAKLPPGKYRSITGNQAIAWGLITAAKRSKCELFLGSYPITPASDILHELTRHKNFGVRAFQAEDEIAAMASAIGAAFAGAMAVTTSSGPGIALKQEAIGLAVMTELPVLIINVQRGGPSTGLPTKTEQADLLQAVCGRNGECPVPVLAARSPGDCFDVVQEAWQIAVRYMTPVFVLSDGYLANGSEPWRIPDTTKLTSIEVEHPGPNTGGQPFMPYARNERLARPWALPGTPGLMHRVGGLEKQDITGNVNYEPDNHQHMVNIRGAKVAGIVRDIPPLEVAGPPTGKLLVLSWGGTYGSCTTAVQSAQAKGASVAHAHLRHLNPFPGNLGDVLKRYEKVLIPELNLGQLRLLIRAQFLVDAVGLNKVQGKPFTVSELVHKIETMLK
- a CDS encoding 2-oxoacid:ferredoxin oxidoreductase subunit beta; amino-acid sequence: MSTSALPVLTSQDFTSDQDVRWCPGCGDYSILAQMKKVLPTLGVPPENTVFISGIGCSSRFPYYVSTYGMHSIHGRAPAIATGLKCARPDLSVWVVTGDGDGLSIGGNHLMHTIRRNLDLNIVLFNNQIYGLTKGQYSPTSPLGKITKSTPIGSVDNPIHPLSLAIGCEATFVARSIDMNVKHLAATLKRAAEHRGTSFVEVYQNCNVFNDGAFEWATDRETKSNTTIELEHGKPLIFGKNRDKGIRLNGMQLEVVELGKGIQEDDLLFHDEKLPEPSLAYLLSRMRHPDFPEPIGVFRCVDRPRYEERMSVQIEEAKAKRSGNLEALFNVGDTWVVD
- a CDS encoding SDR family NAD(P)-dependent oxidoreductase, which codes for MTLAGKTAVVTGGGTGIGAAIALALAAEGCRVAIAGRRLEKLRETATKFSGSPTIESHEVDVTDRTSVQGLFRWANERFGKIDMAMLCAGANIRHRLMSETTPEEWDDLLAINATGAYNCLHAVVPIMRERRDGLIVLVSSVAGKRASRLGGIGYNAAKFALGALGTSIANEEGKNGIRVTTLCPGEVDTPILENRPVPVTDEHRACILQPEDVAAVALMIAKLPPRAHVQELVIKPTVQEYV
- the pruA gene encoding L-glutamate gamma-semialdehyde dehydrogenase; amino-acid sequence: MTAAHQAEDFSSRDLAAIERGTQEIGRWIFEHLDTSRPSVWDRRWWDDRIMAWAMSDEAVKVQLFRFIDVLPMLHTPEAVAQHLQEYLDDVRDKLPAAARFGLAVATPMELGRRALAVAARRNAMAHARRFIAGTDAKEVLAAALKERRQKRAFTIDVLGEAVASDMETDRWQRAYIDLIENLGPAVNAWPEVSQIDRDDRGSIPRANVSIKLSALDSQFDPIDPDGSLQRVASRLRPILRAAKRQRAHVHVDMESYRIKDLTLHVFQRVLMEDEFRDLKDVGIVIQCYLKDAQADLVALRDWAVRRGTSVWVRLVKGAYWDYETVLARANGWPLPVFQQKWQSDANFERAVHFVLLNHQYLRPALGSHNIRSLAHGIAAARQLDLPREAFELQMLYGMADAEKQVLVEAGYRLRIYMPYGELIPGMAYLVRRLLENTSNDSFLRAGFSEQVAPEILLMNPLEQSDASSRTMAHPQSAAGLAGADGSPIRVKFSADANLLPAFRNEPTADFALEKNRAAMKQALAHARQQFGRSYPLVIDGKAIKTAAKIISRNPSNTEEVVGNVAAGEPPHVHSAVEAAQRALPEWATSGANQRANFLLAAAAQMRRRRFELAAWQVFECGKGWREADADVCEAIDFCEYYARGAIELERAQEVVVPGEENRFVYLPRGVTAVIAPWNFPLAILTGMTAAALATGNTVIMKPAEQASVMAAKLMEIFREIELPPGVLHYLPGMGEVVGAALVEHPDVALIAFTGSRAVGLAINAKAAEVSQRGMGHVKHVICEMGGKNAIIVDEDADLDEAVLGVAKSAFGYQGQKCSACSRCIVASSVYDPFLARLIEATRSLKIGPAEDPANSVGPVIDADSLRKIQQSIDLGRREAREVLSVDVGPLAQRGNFVGPHIFADVKPDSRLAQEEIFGPVLAVLRATDLTESLQIANGTEYALTGGIYSRSPANLDRACREFMVGNLYLNRPITGALVARQPFGGFKLSGIGSKAGGPDYLLQFVIPRTITENTMRRGFAPPTDDTA
- a CDS encoding galactose mutarotase, encoding MRLNTYCSLSLIGSILLLTEAGCENRRHPTPVEPKPEKSESTTSASANTSTNTSDMGKFTIDKLPWGKMPDGREVLLFTITGPGGERVRLTNYGAYIVSVEMPDRSGKLDNITLGFDNLDAYLKHTAHFGGAIGRFGNRIAKGKFTLDGKEFSLPINNGPNHLHGGPKGFDHQLWMAEEVEQPNAAGVKFTYVSKDGEEGYPGTMTATATYWLTKENELRVDYTATTDKNTVVNLTNHAYWNLAGAGKGDILKHELMLASDQYLAVDENLIPTGAMVDVKESALDFSASKPIGAGVDEMKRQGARGIDYCYVLRNQSGGLALAARVKDPSSGRVLEILTDQPGVQLYTGNFLDGSPINGGFQQHAAFCLETQHYPDSPNHPEFPSTVLKPGDTFTSTTVHKFSAE